One part of the Desulfovibrio aminophilus DSM 12254 genome encodes these proteins:
- a CDS encoding 4Fe-4S dicluster domain-containing protein, which yields MNERTEAVSLPAAATIAVDITALAEIQDMVRACMQCGTCSASCPNAPAMDRTPRSLWRMLLLGLVDEVLESRTFWLCSACYSCTLRCPRGLPLTEAMAALKRLAATDGRAADRKRGLFYEDFIRNVEKNGRVRETELMLHYFLDMRDPLLPLDYTPLGLKLLRKGKLRLGGSGQRGRLGPLFAKVREMEARP from the coding sequence ATGAACGAACGGACCGAAGCCGTTTCTCTGCCCGCGGCCGCGACCATCGCGGTCGACATCACGGCCCTGGCGGAAATCCAGGACATGGTGCGGGCCTGCATGCAGTGCGGAACCTGCTCCGCCTCCTGCCCCAACGCCCCGGCCATGGACCGCACGCCCAGGAGTCTGTGGCGCATGCTCCTGCTGGGGCTCGTGGACGAGGTGCTGGAAAGCCGAACTTTCTGGCTCTGCTCGGCCTGCTACTCCTGCACGCTGCGCTGCCCGCGCGGCCTGCCCCTGACCGAGGCCATGGCCGCGCTGAAGCGCTTGGCCGCCACCGACGGCCGGGCCGCGGACCGCAAGCGCGGGCTCTTCTACGAGGACTTCATACGCAACGTGGAGAAGAACGGGCGGGTGCGCGAAACGGAACTCATGCTCCACTACTTCCTGGACATGCGCGATCCGCTCCTGCCCCTGGACTACACCCCGCTCGGCCTGAAGCTCCTGCGCAAGGGCAAGCTGCGCCTGGGCGGAAGCGGACAGCGAGGCAGGCTCGGCCCGCTCTTCGCCAAGGTCCGTGAAATGGAGGCCCGGCCATGA
- a CDS encoding CoB--CoM heterodisulfide reductase iron-sulfur subunit B family protein has translation MKYSYYPGCSLESGAVEYDLSSREVLRLLGVELAEIPDWTCCGASAVEPVSRLLTLALPARNLALAEREAPDADMLVPCSACYLNHMRVERECEADRKLAARVNEALSAEGLSRSGTVRVRHLLDVLARDVGPERVGQAVVRRLEGLTVAPYYGCQVLRPYPLFDDPERPASMEPLLKALGVEVLDWDMGGRCCGASLMATKRAAALALVSAILDAASEADLIVTVCPMCQMNLEAYQKEAIRSGGRGRPVSVLYLPQLMGLALGLSEDDVLLGKNMAVTDALRGKLRAPAAATV, from the coding sequence ATGAAGTACAGCTACTATCCCGGCTGCTCCCTGGAGAGCGGGGCGGTGGAGTACGACCTTTCCAGCCGCGAGGTGTTGCGTCTGCTCGGCGTGGAGCTGGCGGAAATTCCGGATTGGACCTGCTGCGGCGCGAGCGCCGTGGAGCCCGTGAGCCGCCTGCTGACCCTGGCCCTGCCGGCCCGCAATCTGGCCCTGGCCGAGCGCGAGGCTCCGGACGCGGACATGCTCGTGCCGTGCAGCGCCTGCTACCTGAACCACATGCGCGTGGAGCGGGAATGCGAGGCGGACCGCAAACTCGCGGCCAGGGTCAACGAGGCCCTCTCCGCCGAGGGACTGAGCCGCTCAGGCACGGTGCGGGTCCGCCACCTCCTGGACGTGCTCGCCCGGGACGTGGGCCCGGAGCGGGTGGGCCAGGCCGTGGTCCGCCGCCTGGAGGGGCTGACCGTGGCGCCTTATTACGGCTGTCAGGTGCTGCGACCCTATCCGCTGTTCGACGATCCGGAACGTCCGGCCTCGATGGAGCCCCTGCTCAAGGCCTTGGGGGTCGAGGTCTTGGACTGGGACATGGGCGGCCGCTGCTGTGGAGCCTCGCTCATGGCCACCAAGCGCGCGGCGGCACTGGCCCTGGTGTCCGCCATCCTGGACGCGGCATCTGAGGCGGATCTCATCGTCACGGTCTGCCCCATGTGCCAGATGAACCTGGAGGCCTACCAGAAGGAGGCCATCCGCTCCGGCGGCAGGGGACGCCCGGTGTCGGTGCTCTATCTGCCTCAGCTCATGGGCCTGGCGCTGGGTCTTTCGGAAGACGACGTGTTGTTGGGCAAGAACATGGCGGTCACGGACGCTCTGCGCGGCAAGCTGCGCGCGCCCGCGGCCGCGACGGTCTGA
- a CDS encoding universal stress protein, whose protein sequence is MFKDILLAITPSELCDCAADAAFHFAQRFESRLVVVHVCGMVQGWGEMEFLESSGEVGRIKASVEEYYKDKLKGLENYEIKVVPGVPHAEILRIARKMNSDLIVMGPHTKEYAELRSRQWGMAGSTLEQVSQKSRCPVMIVAKSTPYGEHNFMNIVAATDFSEQADCAVFYGGQIARHYKAGLSVFHCVDAGGESGRVSLSQEEIRRSIETAKTALEDRYGDKLRGIKNCSFDAWEGMPAMEILKLARMREADLILMAHHTRETDPEKAFLGSTVVQVALNATCPTMSVNRHFDLRCGLMYDQGGEVVSETGMAAV, encoded by the coding sequence ATGTTCAAGGACATCCTTTTGGCGATCACGCCGTCGGAATTGTGCGACTGTGCGGCTGACGCGGCCTTCCACTTCGCGCAGCGGTTCGAGTCCCGCCTGGTCGTGGTGCATGTCTGTGGCATGGTCCAGGGCTGGGGCGAGATGGAGTTCCTGGAGTCTTCCGGCGAGGTCGGCCGGATCAAGGCCTCGGTGGAGGAATACTACAAGGACAAGCTCAAGGGGCTTGAGAACTACGAGATCAAGGTGGTGCCCGGCGTGCCTCACGCCGAGATTCTGCGCATCGCCCGCAAGATGAACTCCGACCTCATCGTCATGGGGCCGCACACCAAGGAATACGCGGAGTTGCGTTCCCGCCAGTGGGGCATGGCCGGCAGCACCCTGGAGCAGGTCAGCCAGAAGTCGCGTTGTCCGGTCATGATCGTGGCCAAGTCCACGCCTTACGGCGAACACAATTTCATGAACATCGTCGCCGCCACGGACTTCTCCGAGCAGGCCGATTGCGCGGTCTTCTACGGCGGCCAGATCGCCCGGCATTACAAGGCCGGTCTCTCGGTCTTCCACTGCGTGGACGCGGGCGGAGAGTCTGGTCGGGTTTCGTTGAGCCAGGAGGAGATCCGCCGCTCCATCGAGACGGCCAAGACCGCTCTTGAGGACCGGTACGGAGACAAGCTCCGGGGCATCAAGAATTGCTCCTTCGACGCCTGGGAGGGAATGCCCGCCATGGAGATCCTCAAGCTGGCGCGGATGCGCGAGGCCGATCTCATCCTCATGGCCCACCATACCCGTGAAACCGATCCCGAGAAGGCCTTCCTGGGATCCACCGTGGTCCAAGTGGCCCTCAACGCCACCTGTCCGACCATGAGCGTGAACCGTCATTTCGACCTGCGCTGCGGTCTGATGTACGACCAGGGCGGCGAAGTGGTCTCGGAAACCGGTATGGCCGCCGTCTAG
- a CDS encoding response regulator translates to MNELIRVLVVDDDARFAGNMAKLLEAYGLFADTVNSGEEAVKTLGRDAYDVVLLDMRLPGLTGTATLERLGEARVGARIIVVTGHASPDDAAEFLRLGAFDYLLKPCKTEKLLEVIRRAHGSRTGATVG, encoded by the coding sequence ATGAACGAACTGATCAGGGTGCTGGTGGTGGACGACGACGCGCGTTTCGCCGGCAATATGGCCAAGCTCCTGGAGGCATACGGCCTCTTCGCCGACACGGTGAACAGCGGTGAGGAGGCCGTGAAGACCTTGGGCCGGGACGCCTACGACGTGGTGCTCCTGGACATGCGTCTGCCCGGGCTCACCGGTACGGCCACCCTGGAGCGTCTGGGCGAGGCCCGGGTCGGGGCCAGGATCATCGTGGTCACGGGGCACGCCTCGCCGGACGACGCGGCCGAGTTCCTTCGGCTGGGGGCTTTCGACTACCTGCTCAAGCCCTGCAAGACGGAGAAGCTCCTGGAGGTGATCCGCAGGGCCCACGGAAGCAGGACCGGGGCGACGGTCGGCTAG
- a CDS encoding (Fe-S)-binding protein has translation MGETMTTLTPRTSEFLGKVMNLMPEGGNLSMCLTCGACAAGCPASGLHDMDPRKFLRLCALGQDEIVLSTPWVWMCTMCQRCVYACPMRIDIPRLIYEARSSWPRENRPKGIRGSCDQALNTEGNSAMGARSEDFKFVVEDILQEVKESQPGWEDLSVSFNRQGAEYFLNQNSREPVTEPDEMVPLWKILHTTQCDWTYGTLGWAAENYCMFLADDKAWETIVRNKVRAVEELGCRYWLNTEUGHEMYAIRSGLQKFGITPKFEIESIIRLYARWIREGKLKVSSDWNRDIGVTFTVQDPCQLVRKSFGDPVAEDLRFVVKSVVGEEHFIEMYPNRSNNYCCGGGGGYLQSGFTAERRAYGERKLRQILNTGADYCIAPCHNCHSQIHDLSEHSGKHFPVVHLWTLICLSMGCLGENERSYLGEDLAGVGL, from the coding sequence ATGGGAGAGACAATGACGACGCTGACGCCCAGGACCAGCGAATTCCTGGGCAAGGTCATGAACCTGATGCCGGAAGGCGGAAACCTGTCCATGTGTCTGACCTGTGGTGCCTGCGCTGCAGGGTGTCCAGCGTCGGGCCTGCACGACATGGACCCGCGCAAGTTTCTTCGGCTGTGCGCCCTGGGACAGGATGAAATCGTGCTCTCCACCCCCTGGGTCTGGATGTGCACCATGTGCCAGCGATGCGTTTACGCTTGTCCCATGCGCATCGACATTCCGCGTCTGATTTACGAGGCGCGTTCTTCGTGGCCCAGGGAGAACCGGCCCAAGGGCATCCGGGGTTCCTGCGACCAGGCGCTGAACACGGAAGGCAATTCGGCCATGGGGGCGAGAAGCGAGGACTTCAAGTTCGTGGTCGAGGACATCCTGCAGGAGGTCAAGGAGTCGCAGCCCGGCTGGGAGGATCTTTCCGTTTCCTTCAATCGCCAGGGCGCGGAGTATTTCCTGAACCAGAACTCCCGCGAACCCGTGACCGAGCCGGACGAGATGGTCCCGCTGTGGAAAATCCTGCACACCACGCAATGTGATTGGACCTATGGAACATTGGGCTGGGCCGCCGAGAACTACTGCATGTTCCTGGCCGACGACAAGGCCTGGGAAACGATCGTGCGCAACAAGGTCCGGGCTGTGGAGGAGCTGGGATGCCGCTATTGGCTGAACACGGAGTGAGGGCACGAGATGTACGCAATCCGGTCCGGATTGCAGAAGTTCGGCATCACCCCCAAGTTCGAGATCGAGAGCATCATCCGCCTGTATGCCCGTTGGATACGGGAAGGGAAGCTGAAGGTCAGTTCCGACTGGAACCGGGATATTGGAGTAACCTTTACGGTCCAGGATCCCTGCCAGCTCGTGCGCAAGTCCTTCGGCGACCCGGTGGCCGAGGATCTGCGGTTCGTGGTCAAGTCCGTGGTCGGCGAGGAGCACTTCATCGAGATGTACCCCAACCGTTCCAACAATTATTGCTGCGGCGGCGGGGGCGGCTATCTCCAATCCGGCTTCACCGCCGAGAGGAGAGCCTATGGGGAAAGGAAGTTGCGACAGATTCTGAACACCGGCGCGGACTATTGCATTGCTCCGTGCCACAACTGCCATTCACAGATTCACGATCTCTCCGAACATTCAGGCAAGCATTTTCCGGTGGTTCACCTTTGGACCCTTATCTGCTTGTCCATGGGGTGTCTTGGAGAGAACGAGCGCAGCTATCTGGGCGAAGACCTGGCCGGCGTGGGGCTATGA
- a CDS encoding (Fe-S)-binding protein, with protein sequence MSTVIPTSLDEEIRLHLAKFDFSACLACGACSSGCPSGDAPDNEGWNIRKVLRMLAYGMLDEVVASNFPWLCTGCGRCALACPMGLDIVPIMLHMKHLRSRDAVPGVLQKGIVNNLESGNNMNISRDDYLQGMAELGQQLSDEECPGFYVPVDRAAADILFFPNSKEVYGDFEDQFWWWKIFYAAGENWTVPSEGWEAVDWALFTGNYEGIRALAERKIEFIKRHGIRRMIMPDCGGGSYGCRTGMKHCIELNEENKVNFIYLYDYLKEIIEQGRIKLDKSVHAGKLFTWHDSCKHGRELLKHYGQAFFDEPRWILSQCVDDFVEMTPNREANYCCGAGGGNWPGPFEKQSAFHGRYKAEQIRRTGADVVVVGCSNCRDQIMKRLPKYYKDLKYEVKYLWQVVAEALVIEPWADDVVNRATLEAAAQWKAFGIEPEV encoded by the coding sequence ATGAGCACCGTCATTCCCACCTCCCTGGATGAGGAAATCCGGCTGCATCTCGCCAAGTTCGATTTCAGCGCCTGTTTGGCCTGCGGGGCGTGCAGCAGCGGCTGCCCGAGCGGCGACGCCCCGGACAACGAGGGCTGGAACATCCGCAAGGTGTTGCGCATGTTGGCCTACGGGATGCTGGACGAAGTCGTGGCCTCCAACTTCCCCTGGCTCTGTACGGGCTGCGGCCGCTGCGCCCTGGCTTGCCCCATGGGCCTGGACATCGTGCCGATCATGCTCCATATGAAGCACCTCCGCTCCCGCGACGCGGTGCCCGGCGTGCTCCAGAAGGGCATCGTGAACAATCTGGAGAGCGGCAACAACATGAACATCTCGCGGGACGACTACCTCCAGGGCATGGCCGAATTGGGCCAGCAGCTCTCGGACGAGGAGTGTCCCGGCTTCTACGTGCCCGTGGATCGCGCCGCCGCCGACATCCTGTTCTTTCCCAACTCCAAGGAAGTCTACGGCGACTTCGAGGATCAGTTCTGGTGGTGGAAGATATTCTACGCCGCGGGAGAGAACTGGACTGTGCCCTCAGAGGGTTGGGAGGCAGTGGATTGGGCCCTGTTCACCGGCAACTACGAGGGAATCAGGGCCCTGGCCGAGCGCAAGATCGAGTTCATCAAGCGGCACGGCATCCGGCGAATGATCATGCCGGACTGTGGCGGCGGCTCCTACGGTTGCCGGACCGGCATGAAGCACTGTATCGAGCTGAACGAGGAGAATAAGGTCAATTTCATTTATCTTTATGACTACCTGAAGGAAATCATCGAGCAGGGGCGGATCAAGCTGGACAAGAGCGTGCATGCCGGCAAGCTCTTTACCTGGCACGATTCCTGTAAGCACGGCCGCGAACTGCTCAAACACTACGGGCAGGCGTTTTTCGACGAACCACGCTGGATTCTCTCCCAGTGCGTGGACGACTTCGTGGAGATGACGCCCAACCGCGAGGCCAATTACTGCTGCGGCGCGGGCGGGGGCAACTGGCCAGGCCCCTTCGAGAAACAATCGGCCTTCCACGGCCGCTACAAGGCCGAGCAGATCCGGCGTACCGGCGCGGACGTGGTGGTGGTCGGCTGTTCCAACTGCCGCGACCAGATCATGAAGCGCCTGCCCAAGTACTACAAGGATCTCAAGTACGAGGTGAAGTACCTCTGGCAGGTGGTGGCCGAGGCCCTGGTCATCGAACCTTGGGCGGATGACGTCGTGAACCGCGCGACCCTGGAGGCCGCCGCTCAGTGGAAGGCATTCGGCATTGAACCGGAGGTCTGA
- a CDS encoding aldehyde dehydrogenase family protein, which yields MSIVERLLDAYPREGDIPSEYALAAPLEDRGYLLNGEILRWPGEMTRIDSTVAVRSGDRLAPVHLGYGPVLDEAAGLAAVAAADAAYGDGMGAWPTMGVAERIRHVREFIPRLEACRDDVVRFMMWEICKPLKEARDEFERTVEDIRDTVEALDGLHRASARFVEEKGIFAQIRRAPLGPVLCMGPYNYPLNETFATLIPALLMGNTAIVKTPRQGRLIFGPLLEAFRDCFPKGVVNVLHGDRRVVRPILQSGRISVLAFIGTSAVAASLRALHPHPNRLRCVLGLDAKNPAIVTESADMELAASEVLTGSLAFSGQRCTALKIVFVHESRLDEMLERLSRGIGRLTVGMPWIQGVNITPLPTHGKIEYLTELLDDARSRGAHVVNPDGGASVGALYHPALLSPVSGDMRVFHEEQFGPIVPVVPYRDAREPIEALVRSKYGQQVSVFSSDPEALARLIDPLVNQVCRVNVNSKCQRGPDTFPFTGRKDSAEGTLSVSDALRCFSIRTLVAAKGTEGNKALLNDIVGGGRSTFLSTDGSL from the coding sequence ATGTCCATTGTCGAACGTTTGCTGGACGCCTATCCTCGCGAGGGCGACATCCCTTCCGAATATGCCCTGGCCGCTCCGCTGGAGGATCGCGGCTATCTGCTCAACGGTGAGATTCTGCGCTGGCCCGGCGAAATGACGCGCATCGATTCAACTGTGGCCGTTCGTTCCGGCGACCGGCTCGCTCCGGTTCATCTCGGCTACGGTCCGGTTCTGGACGAAGCGGCCGGCTTGGCGGCCGTGGCGGCCGCCGACGCGGCCTACGGCGACGGCATGGGGGCTTGGCCGACCATGGGCGTGGCCGAACGCATCCGACACGTGCGGGAGTTCATCCCTCGCCTGGAGGCGTGCCGTGACGATGTCGTCCGGTTCATGATGTGGGAGATTTGCAAGCCGCTGAAAGAGGCTCGGGACGAATTCGAACGCACCGTGGAGGACATCCGCGACACCGTGGAGGCCCTCGATGGCCTGCATCGCGCCTCGGCCCGCTTCGTCGAGGAGAAGGGCATCTTCGCCCAAATCCGGCGCGCCCCCCTTGGACCGGTGCTCTGCATGGGGCCCTACAACTATCCCCTGAACGAGACCTTCGCCACGCTCATCCCGGCGCTGCTCATGGGCAACACGGCCATCGTCAAAACCCCGCGCCAGGGCCGCCTGATCTTCGGTCCGCTTCTGGAGGCCTTCCGTGACTGTTTCCCAAAGGGCGTGGTGAACGTTCTGCACGGCGACCGCCGCGTGGTCCGGCCCATCCTCCAGTCCGGCAGGATAAGCGTGTTGGCCTTCATCGGCACGAGCGCCGTCGCGGCCTCCCTGCGTGCACTCCATCCCCACCCGAACCGCCTGCGCTGCGTGCTCGGCCTGGACGCCAAGAATCCGGCCATCGTCACGGAATCCGCGGACATGGAGCTGGCGGCCTCGGAAGTGCTGACCGGCAGCTTGGCCTTCAGCGGCCAGCGCTGCACCGCGTTGAAGATCGTCTTCGTGCATGAGAGCCGTCTGGACGAGATGCTCGAACGTCTGTCCCGGGGCATCGGAAGGCTTACCGTGGGCATGCCCTGGATCCAGGGCGTGAACATCACTCCCCTGCCGACGCACGGCAAAATCGAGTACCTGACGGAGCTGCTGGACGACGCCCGCTCCCGGGGGGCGCATGTGGTCAATCCCGACGGCGGCGCCTCGGTGGGGGCCTTGTATCATCCCGCCCTGCTGTCGCCGGTGAGCGGGGACATGCGTGTCTTTCACGAGGAGCAGTTCGGGCCGATCGTTCCCGTGGTGCCGTATCGCGACGCCCGCGAACCCATCGAGGCCCTGGTGCGTTCCAAATACGGACAGCAGGTCAGCGTGTTCAGTTCCGACCCCGAGGCCCTGGCCCGACTCATCGACCCTCTGGTCAATCAGGTCTGCCGGGTGAACGTCAACAGCAAGTGCCAGCGCGGCCCGGATACGTTCCCGTTCACGGGGCGCAAGGACTCGGCCGAGGGCACGCTCTCGGTGAGCGACGCCCTGCGCTGCTTCTCCATCCGCACGCTGGTGGCGGCCAAGGGCACCGAAGGCAACAAGGCCCTGCTCAACGACATCGTGGGCGGGGGCAGGTCCACGTTCCTGTCCACGGACGGATCCTTGTAG
- a CDS encoding FAD-dependent oxidoreductase produces MARIIYGVWDSRVHDNRGKGLFEIPESVELAEFDAFNQGNPIKAFVGDRGFFVFAPDTSLLDALFRHLAAAAVESCGKCTPCRVGLHLIQEKLAALRDGKGGPELLDEAAELARLAGSTSRCNLGRSSAVALLAAVEHFRDVLEAEILAAPLPVQPGQSYTTAPCVEACPAKVNVPRYIDYIKDGKPSHSLGVILQKYPMAATCGRVCVRFCEQACRRGLVDEPVGIKTLKRYVADHEHHLSEHWFTRDLIEEEKPSHLKVAVVGAGPAGISCAYHLLLKGYPVDVLEARDEAGGMAACGIPSYRLPKSVLKSEVRIVEDLGGRIFYNRRMGRDFTLDDLFAQGYKAVFLALGCSTGRPLGVKGEHCSEGCRSGVDFLLDVHDHVEGQRPMSLTGRTVVAVGGGNVAMDCVRSALRLGAKAVHLVYRRGREDMPADHEEVEAAEQEGVIFHFLSNPTRILSEDGRVIGVELIEMRPVETDGRGRRGVDPVPGTERVLPCDLLISAVGQQMDSASVSPGDGVVIDKRGCLETDPMTLATARQGVFAGGDCVLGPSTLIHAMANGLKASRAIDDYLTYGRVRFFARSRMRKLINDFMVRSKEWTDAPVKHLYRIRGQELDPAERRELFEEVERPIGQEEAYREAGRCLRCYRIYSLVTESPIPKGSY; encoded by the coding sequence ATGGCGCGCATCATCTATGGAGTCTGGGATTCGCGGGTCCATGACAATCGGGGCAAGGGCCTGTTTGAAATCCCGGAATCGGTGGAGCTGGCCGAGTTCGACGCCTTCAATCAGGGCAACCCCATCAAGGCCTTCGTGGGCGACCGGGGATTCTTCGTCTTCGCCCCGGACACGAGCCTGCTGGACGCCCTGTTCCGCCACTTGGCCGCCGCCGCCGTGGAATCCTGCGGAAAGTGCACGCCTTGCCGCGTGGGATTGCATCTCATCCAGGAAAAACTCGCCGCCTTGCGTGACGGCAAGGGCGGGCCGGAACTCCTGGACGAGGCCGCCGAACTGGCCCGGCTGGCCGGATCGACCTCGCGCTGCAACCTGGGCCGCTCCAGCGCCGTGGCCCTGCTGGCCGCCGTGGAGCATTTCCGCGATGTGCTCGAGGCCGAGATCCTGGCCGCGCCGCTGCCGGTGCAGCCCGGCCAGTCCTACACCACGGCCCCCTGCGTGGAGGCCTGCCCGGCCAAGGTCAACGTGCCGCGCTACATCGACTACATCAAGGACGGCAAGCCTTCGCATTCCCTGGGCGTGATCCTGCAAAAATATCCCATGGCCGCCACCTGCGGCCGGGTCTGCGTGCGCTTCTGCGAACAGGCCTGCCGCCGGGGCCTGGTGGACGAGCCCGTGGGCATCAAGACCCTCAAGCGCTATGTGGCCGACCACGAGCACCATCTTTCCGAACATTGGTTCACCCGCGACCTCATCGAGGAAGAGAAGCCGTCGCATCTCAAGGTGGCCGTGGTGGGCGCCGGCCCGGCGGGCATCTCCTGCGCCTACCATCTGTTGCTCAAGGGCTATCCCGTGGACGTGCTGGAGGCCCGCGACGAGGCCGGAGGCATGGCCGCCTGCGGCATCCCCAGCTATCGTCTGCCCAAGTCCGTGCTCAAGTCCGAGGTGCGCATCGTGGAGGATCTGGGCGGCCGCATCTTCTACAATCGCCGCATGGGTCGCGACTTCACCCTCGACGATCTCTTCGCCCAGGGCTACAAGGCCGTGTTCCTCGCCCTGGGCTGCTCCACGGGCCGACCGCTGGGCGTGAAGGGAGAGCACTGCTCCGAGGGCTGTCGTTCCGGCGTGGATTTCCTCCTGGACGTGCATGATCACGTGGAGGGCCAGCGCCCCATGAGCCTGACCGGCAGGACCGTGGTGGCCGTGGGCGGCGGCAACGTGGCCATGGACTGCGTGCGCTCGGCATTGCGTCTGGGAGCCAAAGCCGTGCATCTGGTCTACCGCCGGGGCCGCGAAGACATGCCGGCGGATCACGAGGAGGTCGAGGCCGCCGAGCAGGAAGGCGTGATCTTCCATTTTCTGAGCAACCCCACGCGCATCCTCTCCGAGGATGGGCGGGTCATCGGCGTGGAACTCATCGAGATGCGTCCGGTGGAGACCGACGGCCGGGGACGGCGCGGGGTGGACCCCGTGCCCGGCACGGAGCGCGTACTGCCCTGCGACCTGCTCATCTCGGCCGTGGGTCAGCAGATGGACAGCGCTTCCGTCAGTCCCGGCGACGGCGTGGTCATCGACAAACGCGGCTGCCTGGAGACCGACCCCATGACTTTGGCCACGGCCCGACAAGGCGTCTTCGCGGGCGGCGACTGCGTGCTCGGCCCCTCAACCCTGATTCATGCCATGGCCAACGGCCTCAAGGCCTCTCGGGCCATAGACGACTATCTGACCTACGGCCGGGTGCGCTTCTTCGCCCGCAGCCGCATGCGCAAGCTCATCAACGACTTCATGGTCCGCTCCAAGGAGTGGACGGACGCCCCGGTGAAGCACCTCTACCGCATCCGGGGGCAGGAACTGGATCCCGCCGAACGCCGTGAACTGTTCGAGGAGGTGGAGCGCCCGATCGGACAGGAGGAGGCTTACCGCGAGGCCGGGCGTTGTCTGCGTTGCTACCGAATCTATTCCCTGGTCACGGAATCGCCCATCCCCAAGGGCAGCTACTAG